Genomic DNA from Haloplanus sp. HW8-1:
GGGGCGTCGAGCCAGAGGCGGAAGTCGGCGTGGTCGCCGGCGAGCCACCCCGCCAGTCGGGATTCGAGGACGAGTCCGTCGCGATCCCTCGCGATCTCGTACAGGCGGCGATCGAGGTCGCGGTCGATCCGCTCGTCTTCCTCCGCGAGTTCGTTGAACTCGACCGGGGAGTAGCCACGGTCGGCGGCCAGATCACGGAAGATGTCGCCGCCGCTCACGTGCTCCAGATCGAGCGCCTCCGCGAGGCCGGCGGCGGTGGTGCTTTTCCCACTGCCTGCCGGCCCGGACACGGTGAGTAACATATCGCCTCTGATGGTGGCCGCCTAAAAGAGTATGTTCACTTCGCCCCGCTTCGTCTCGCCGCTCCGTTCAGGTTCCCGTCGGACTGATGTCGA
This window encodes:
- the cmk gene encoding (d)CMP kinase, whose amino-acid sequence is MLLTVSGPAGSGKSTTAAGLAEALDLEHVSGGDIFRDLAADRGYSPVEFNELAEEDERIDRDLDRRLYEIARDRDGLVLESRLAGWLAGDHADFRLWLDAPVDVRAARIADREEKSVERAREETLRRERSEHKRYADYYDIDIDDLSIYDFVVNTARWTAADVLAILTTAVERYEPTADEGRYPVAVVDDFQS